The proteins below are encoded in one region of Parvicella tangerina:
- a CDS encoding protein-L-isoaspartate(D-aspartate) O-methyltransferase: protein MFQTEDTYKHQGMRKGLVNLLREKEVASEEVLSAIGKIPRHMFFDSVFHNNFAYEDLAFPIGAGQTISQPSTVAFQSTLLSIKKGDKILEIGTGSGYQTAVLLEMGAKVYSIERQRELFNTTKKVLQRLSYRANLYFGDGFEGKPTFAPFDKIIVTCGAPFIPPKLVEQLVVGGKMVIPVGEGKTQVMKLIEKLDNGDLNEESFGNFSFVPMLNDRQY, encoded by the coding sequence ATGTTTCAAACAGAGGATACATATAAGCATCAAGGTATGCGAAAGGGGCTGGTAAACCTATTAAGAGAGAAGGAAGTAGCTTCAGAAGAGGTCTTATCGGCAATTGGAAAGATTCCTCGTCACATGTTTTTCGACAGTGTGTTCCACAATAATTTTGCTTATGAGGATCTCGCTTTTCCAATAGGTGCAGGACAAACCATCTCTCAACCTTCAACGGTAGCCTTTCAAAGCACGCTCTTATCCATTAAAAAAGGAGATAAGATACTAGAGATTGGTACTGGCAGCGGTTACCAAACGGCTGTTTTGCTGGAAATGGGTGCTAAGGTATATTCCATTGAACGTCAGCGAGAACTTTTTAATACGACAAAGAAAGTCTTGCAACGACTGAGCTATCGAGCCAACCTTTATTTTGGAGACGGTTTTGAAGGCAAACCGACCTTCGCTCCTTTTGATAAAATCATTGTAACTTGTGGTGCCCCTTTTATTCCGCCTAAATTAGTTGAGCAATTAGTTGTTGGAGGGAAGATGGTCATTCCTGTTGGAGAAGGTAAAACCCAAGTAATGAAACTTATTGAAAAGCTCGATAATGGAGATCTTAATGAAGAATCGTTTGGTAATTTTAGCTTTGTACCCATGTTAAATGACAGACAATATTAA
- a CDS encoding WD40 repeat domain-containing protein, whose protein sequence is MRLLLFSILISLSLPYFTQDVELVTQEKVLGVINNLKYSPNGKYVASTNSRDNNIMIWDVRSAKLIGQLIGHEKPITKFFFNPKKNEIASLDEDNKCFYWDLNTWQKADSSQLSYGQELISYDPSGEYLISYKANQLITLKGEEERTIYKSKGGINDISSVSSNPELWWVASSKGAYLISITSGDEVESFKPDTQYPLKHIFGTKEKVAFATTIKGEVFVLSEEGEIIHEFMTIKDPLDIDVPQGVARLAMIDDDGSIKIWNSKGETIANLKDQESGEKVKVISFNYQGESIASAGYKTLLFDKIYSKNNVIQLWNVNRGSITKMLKGNVNPIDAFAFSQADNYLYTLRGQQLDIWSLNSAQRLGSYTFPERKLELKDRGKDNVVAKTEEAKEDAKDKVENTTITKGKVSKWKQIASGDFSSITEKAKDKIEEKTTAAKTYAKEESKLAGKAAFRRFGFQEDQIIISPKGNYMLTVFKNDEVRLYSLEDGLPTYIDYVKTGQKEFYDIIFDQEEEFIAVGGSGKTPLSIVYIEDIQNTTKNQLEVNETEDLKMNGMFQAANAITLSNDGRYLVAAFNTGRIVAWRTSGWYRVLDFNMRLTMSRKPFIGFSEDGNKLFVNTGLGIYSYDFESVLGSPYNSEETLSNITGVKKEKVAGFPVMTHTPLDHVITIDDNNINFMDIMDNKINRTPPIPCNLVTDVQVNKFGYVGVSSKDGSLTVFDPETGKERFVMVGENENAIFKTPEQYYKVTKEGQELVTFKIGSEAYPFEQFDAKYNRPDIVLEAMNSEDEALKELYYMAYQKRLKKLGLKEADLGNISTLPELTINGFESIPLTTDQRKLTFSITANAKDGSLGRLKVWNNDVPIYGMQGKVISGNTLNEKITVELASGSNKIQVAVAGKNGLESLKETIEVVCTDEAKPNLYLVTIGTSEYKDERFNLNYAAKDARDLAAIFEGSNTTYDNVYTKTITNDEAVIDNITSLKSFFDQAGIDDVVMVFVAGHGLLDANYDYYYGTHDVNFNQPSENGLAYNLLEALLDNIAPLKRILIMDTCHSGEVEKEELLVSNEDVVEEEDVMFRSVGPSLSEIEASPSKMMKELFTDLRRGTGATVLSSAGGAEFAMESSEWKNGLFTYSLLFGLRNGSADLNEDGQIMLSELQIYVSEMVTKLSHGKQTPTARIQNQELDYVIW, encoded by the coding sequence ATGAGATTACTTTTATTTTCTATCCTAATTTCACTTAGCCTACCCTACTTCACTCAGGATGTTGAGCTGGTGACACAAGAGAAAGTACTGGGAGTTATTAACAACCTTAAGTACAGCCCCAATGGTAAGTATGTGGCCTCTACGAACTCAAGAGATAACAACATCATGATCTGGGACGTTCGCTCTGCCAAGTTAATCGGTCAGCTCATCGGACATGAAAAGCCAATAACAAAGTTCTTTTTTAACCCGAAAAAGAATGAAATTGCTTCGTTGGATGAAGACAACAAGTGTTTTTATTGGGATCTGAATACCTGGCAAAAAGCGGATAGTTCTCAATTGAGCTATGGTCAAGAACTTATTTCATACGATCCCAGTGGTGAATACTTAATCTCTTATAAGGCTAATCAACTTATTACACTTAAAGGGGAGGAAGAACGCACCATCTATAAAAGTAAGGGTGGTATCAACGACATTTCTTCTGTGTCATCAAATCCAGAACTGTGGTGGGTAGCATCTTCAAAGGGAGCATACTTGATATCAATCACTTCTGGAGATGAAGTAGAATCGTTTAAGCCCGATACACAGTATCCGCTGAAGCATATTTTTGGCACGAAAGAAAAAGTCGCTTTTGCTACAACCATTAAAGGAGAAGTATTTGTATTAAGTGAGGAGGGTGAGATCATTCATGAATTTATGACGATCAAAGATCCGCTAGACATAGACGTCCCACAAGGTGTTGCTCGACTTGCCATGATCGATGATGACGGTAGTATCAAGATTTGGAACAGTAAAGGAGAAACCATTGCTAACCTGAAGGATCAGGAATCTGGAGAAAAAGTCAAGGTTATCTCCTTCAATTACCAGGGAGAGAGTATTGCCTCAGCAGGTTACAAAACTTTACTCTTTGACAAGATCTACTCTAAAAATAACGTAATCCAACTCTGGAATGTAAATAGAGGAAGCATCACCAAGATGCTCAAAGGAAATGTTAATCCAATCGATGCTTTTGCCTTTAGTCAGGCGGATAACTATTTGTACACGCTTAGAGGACAACAGCTAGATATTTGGTCACTAAACAGTGCTCAGCGTCTGGGATCTTACACTTTTCCTGAAAGGAAACTAGAACTTAAAGATAGAGGAAAAGACAATGTAGTTGCTAAAACAGAGGAAGCTAAAGAAGATGCGAAAGACAAAGTGGAAAATACCACCATCACAAAAGGAAAAGTGAGTAAATGGAAGCAAATTGCTTCTGGAGACTTTAGTTCAATAACCGAAAAGGCCAAAGACAAAATTGAAGAAAAAACCACTGCTGCGAAAACTTACGCCAAAGAAGAAAGTAAATTAGCAGGAAAAGCTGCTTTCAGGAGGTTTGGTTTTCAAGAGGATCAAATCATTATCTCTCCGAAAGGGAATTACATGCTAACGGTTTTTAAGAACGATGAAGTGAGACTTTATAGTTTAGAAGATGGACTTCCAACTTACATTGACTATGTAAAAACTGGGCAAAAAGAGTTCTACGATATCATATTTGATCAGGAAGAGGAGTTTATTGCGGTTGGGGGAAGTGGAAAAACGCCTCTATCTATTGTTTACATTGAAGATATTCAGAATACCACTAAAAATCAACTGGAGGTAAATGAGACGGAAGATCTTAAAATGAATGGAATGTTTCAAGCTGCCAATGCAATTACCCTATCGAATGATGGAAGGTATTTGGTTGCCGCCTTTAACACAGGAAGAATTGTGGCCTGGAGAACAAGTGGCTGGTATCGTGTTTTAGATTTCAACATGCGCTTAACCATGTCGAGAAAGCCGTTCATTGGTTTCAGTGAAGACGGAAATAAACTCTTTGTAAATACAGGACTCGGTATTTATTCATACGACTTTGAATCGGTGCTAGGGAGTCCTTACAACTCTGAGGAAACATTATCTAATATTACTGGTGTTAAAAAAGAGAAGGTTGCTGGTTTTCCTGTAATGACTCATACGCCCTTGGATCATGTCATTACTATTGATGATAATAATATCAACTTCATGGACATTATGGACAATAAGATCAACCGTACGCCTCCAATTCCATGCAATTTGGTTACGGATGTTCAGGTAAATAAGTTTGGCTATGTTGGCGTGAGTTCTAAAGATGGTTCGCTGACGGTTTTTGATCCAGAGACGGGTAAAGAACGTTTTGTGATGGTGGGCGAAAACGAAAATGCGATCTTCAAAACACCAGAGCAGTATTACAAGGTTACTAAAGAAGGGCAAGAGCTGGTTACCTTTAAAATAGGAAGTGAAGCTTACCCTTTTGAGCAGTTTGATGCTAAATACAACAGACCAGACATTGTATTAGAAGCCATGAACAGTGAAGATGAAGCATTAAAAGAGCTTTATTACATGGCTTACCAAAAGCGACTAAAGAAATTAGGTTTAAAGGAGGCTGACCTTGGTAACATCAGTACTTTACCTGAACTGACGATCAATGGCTTCGAATCTATCCCATTAACTACGGATCAGAGGAAATTGACGTTTAGTATTACGGCAAATGCTAAGGATGGATCATTAGGCAGGTTAAAGGTTTGGAATAATGATGTGCCTATTTACGGTATGCAAGGCAAAGTAATATCGGGAAATACACTTAATGAAAAGATCACGGTAGAACTAGCCTCTGGAAGTAACAAGATACAAGTTGCTGTGGCTGGAAAAAACGGTTTAGAAAGTCTTAAAGAAACCATTGAAGTGGTTTGCACAGATGAGGCCAAGCCAAACTTATATCTGGTTACGATTGGAACTTCTGAATATAAGGACGAGCGATTTAATCTGAACTATGCGGCTAAAGATGCTCGTGATCTCGCTGCTATTTTTGAAGGGAGTAACACTACTTACGATAATGTATATACCAAAACGATCACCAATGATGAAGCCGTTATCGATAACATTACGTCATTAAAGTCTTTCTTTGATCAGGCGGGAATAGACGATGTAGTAATGGTTTTTGTTGCCGGACATGGGTTATTAGATGCAAATTATGATTATTACTATGGTACCCATGATGTTAATTTTAACCAGCCATCTGAAAACGGTCTTGCTTACAACCTTCTGGAGGCATTACTGGACAATATAGCTCCATTAAAACGTATTTTGATCATGGACACTTGTCACTCTGGTGAGGTAGAAAAGGAAGAGTTGTTAGTTAGTAATGAAGATGTTGTTGAGGAAGAAGATGTCATGTTCCGATCTGTAGGACCTTCTTTATCCGAAATAGAAGCGAGTCCTTCAAAAATGATGAAAGAGTTATTTACAGACCTTAGAAGAGGTACTGGAGCTACTGTTCTTTCCTCTGCTGGAGGAGCTGAATTTGCCATGGAGAGCTCAGAGTGGAAAAATGGATTGTTTACTTACAGTTTGTTATTTGGACTACGCAATGGTTCTGCAGACCTGAATGAAGATGGGCAAATCATGCTTTCAGAGTTACAGATCTATGTTTCTGAGATGGTAACAAAATTGTCTCACGGTAAGCAGACACCAACTGCCAGAATTCAGAATCAGGAACTGGATTATGTAATTTGGTGA
- a CDS encoding alpha-2-macroglobulin family protein, translating into MRYSYLIIALALFFLTLTSEKCMPSKHTQPEEVITSPSPGDQPENTDPIKYEFIGDYPDRWKKIDSLNNLGLYKSALQEVNEIYELARKDKNYPQVIKAQMHRLKYNTYLTDDDYIQAIYEMDSLTEHAEFPLKQISHLLTAKIYHGFYNSNRWTIMNRTNTQDFDNKDVRTWDLRKIAQTITYHYTMATSESDRLSKVSTDDFKDILANRTAENYENMLKYRPTLLDFIGQECLTFFQSAEFGLSQSDLRCTLDDVNLLRNNKDFLKVNIHCQDSLANKIYAAQLLQQLTTLHLNDETPEALVNLTIQRLKFIKNNLTVENKEKVYVNTLDELITKYLTNPVAAELMYEKAQWFYSNRNANSQDEKEKYGYKTAHQICSRAIKLFPNSFGAKQCQYLLDQIEAKELSINLEGVMLPNTNHRYKVNHRNVDELHFKLYQLPKDYMLPYEFDKDVKNVVEQIMLDGEELKSWEETPPKTQDYESHSYEKILEGLPLGRYCLFVADHEQFVVENGKNTQHAFFQVSNFALASNNIGEHNTREIRVYDRYSGKMLSGVKVQLYEYVYNKFKKRSEYQKLSSHTTDAEGKIRFSTKHDYKSVYAELTKGEDYYFDGAGIYVNDYRYNYDNNYTTTHFFLDRKIYRPGQTIYFKGIVESNSNGNHKVIANKKITVTLYDVNYQKVKSLEVTTNEYGSYAGEFTAPDAGLNGQMRIADNYNSVYFQVEEYKRPKFQVDFDPVKGSYKLNTDVKVVGNAVAYAGNQVDGAAVKYRVVRNAYFPYWCWYKWGYQPYSGSFEVAQGEVTTDENGQFEIVFNAKEDKSVDRKFSPTYTYQIVADVTDINGETRSGQTYVSVGVNAMNLALNIPDEMDKAKMSHFKVSTTNLNGEPIDADVNITITKLKAPDQVFRTQLWDVPDQKLIPIGEYQKNFPQDVYDQENLPQNFLKEKGLLNFSVNTAENDSVNYGNKNHWDPGYYHVLAKSIDEFGEDVRYEKYIRIYDSRDNKVHNNDVLWVKQISGAVEPGEYAEFLVSSKDEIKLNYKVVKDNKKVEEKTIALKNEQKKLSFKITEEDRGGFEVYFSTVKNERSYYQTQFVSVPFTNKVLKMEFETFRNKMLPGSKEKWKVKISGAKGEKVAAEMVAAMYDASLDEFASNYFSMYLDYSKGYYYNYTGGGFAESFKGFKLAYATVHNYQWNTYSSMPYRNYPYMDMFGYYPSYYLRNGGYTYGWGGGYRGDADYYSNAEVTTMAVSGATSADEGGMDVVMEESESRNAPMADMPVTESQKEVSGEVAQQTSPGVGGGLFDGKLEGNKDKTVDLSNVKARTNFNETAFFKPHLETNSKGEIIFSFEMPESLTEWKFLSMAHTKDLSVGYLSETAITQKDLMVVPNAPRFFREGDKIVLSTKISNLTEEGMAGQVQLFLTDAISGKEIDVACKNVNAQQSFRAEAKQSTSVEWELEIPMDLQALTYKIVAKAGDFSDGEEMTLPVLTNRMMVTESIPLYINKKGEKTFKLQNLIDSEDSETLTHHKLTIEYTSNPAWYAVQALPYMMEYPYECAEQTFSRYYANAIAAHIVDAHPKIEKVFEEWKNSSPEALLSNLEKNQELKSLILEETPWVLNAKSESESKKRIALLFDMHKMKKELNKAMKKLRGMQLGNGAFPWFHGMNESRYITQHIVCGMGHLNNLGVINSKVHFREWQMIKKAMYYLDMEVLDDYEYMLKHYPNYKDSKHISYTHLHWLYARSYFDFPVPSNVEPAYEFYLNQAKKYWHTDNLMTEAMTALLLERLDEEGKVQDDIMKSLSELAIHDEEMGMYYKRNLMGYYWYQAPIETQALLIEAFDEVAKDDEAVEELKVWLLKQKQTTHWKTTRATAEACYALLLRGTDILANDEIVEVKLGDMKVEPSKTQAGTGYFKESYQPDEIKPDMGNVTVTKQTDGVSWGGLYWQYFENLDKIKTHESPLAISKQLFIVQLNENGEYMTPIKDGSELKVGDKVRVRIEIHTDRDLEYVHLKDMRAAGFEPVNVVSRYKWQDGLGYYESTKDASTNFFMDYLSKGTYVFEYDLKVFHKGDFSNGITTMQCMYAPEFSSHSEGVRVVVE; encoded by the coding sequence ATGAGATATAGCTATTTGATTATTGCACTTGCCTTATTCTTTCTAACACTTACTTCAGAAAAATGCATGCCGTCTAAGCACACGCAGCCAGAAGAAGTAATTACATCGCCATCTCCGGGAGATCAACCAGAAAATACAGATCCGATCAAATATGAATTCATAGGGGATTATCCTGATCGCTGGAAGAAAATAGACTCATTGAATAACCTAGGGTTGTATAAATCGGCTTTGCAAGAGGTAAATGAGATTTATGAACTTGCGAGAAAGGACAAAAATTATCCTCAAGTGATCAAGGCTCAAATGCATCGTCTAAAGTACAATACTTACCTCACCGATGACGATTATATTCAGGCTATCTATGAGATGGATAGTCTTACAGAACATGCCGAGTTTCCGTTGAAGCAGATCTCTCACTTACTCACAGCAAAAATCTACCACGGTTTTTACAATTCTAATAGGTGGACGATCATGAACCGGACGAATACACAAGACTTTGACAACAAGGATGTCCGAACGTGGGACTTGAGAAAGATCGCTCAAACCATAACCTACCATTATACGATGGCAACTTCAGAATCAGATAGGTTGAGCAAAGTTAGCACGGATGATTTTAAAGATATTTTGGCCAATAGAACGGCAGAGAATTATGAAAATATGCTTAAGTATCGTCCTACGCTACTTGATTTTATCGGACAAGAATGCTTGACTTTTTTCCAGTCGGCTGAGTTTGGTTTATCTCAAAGCGACTTGCGATGTACGCTTGATGATGTGAATTTGCTGCGTAATAACAAGGATTTTTTGAAAGTAAATATTCATTGTCAGGATAGTTTGGCAAATAAGATTTATGCAGCTCAACTTTTACAACAACTCACTACCTTACACCTCAATGATGAGACTCCTGAAGCGCTAGTCAACCTGACTATTCAACGATTAAAATTCATTAAAAACAACCTGACTGTTGAAAACAAAGAAAAGGTCTATGTCAACACCTTGGATGAATTGATTACAAAATATCTTACTAACCCAGTGGCTGCTGAGCTCATGTATGAAAAAGCGCAGTGGTTTTATTCCAATAGAAATGCTAATAGTCAGGATGAAAAGGAAAAATATGGTTATAAGACAGCTCATCAAATCTGTAGTCGTGCGATCAAATTGTTTCCAAACTCTTTTGGAGCCAAGCAGTGTCAATACTTACTCGATCAAATAGAGGCAAAAGAACTGTCGATCAACCTGGAAGGAGTAATGCTCCCCAACACGAATCATCGATACAAGGTGAATCATAGAAATGTTGATGAACTCCATTTCAAACTGTATCAGTTACCCAAGGATTACATGTTGCCGTATGAGTTTGATAAAGATGTGAAGAATGTGGTTGAACAGATCATGTTAGACGGAGAAGAGCTGAAGTCTTGGGAAGAAACACCTCCCAAAACACAAGATTATGAGTCACACAGTTATGAGAAAATCTTGGAAGGATTGCCACTTGGGAGGTATTGTCTTTTTGTTGCTGATCACGAGCAATTTGTTGTTGAGAATGGAAAAAATACGCAACATGCATTTTTTCAAGTGTCTAACTTCGCATTAGCATCGAATAATATTGGAGAACACAATACAAGAGAGATTCGTGTTTACGATCGGTATAGTGGTAAAATGTTGTCAGGTGTCAAGGTTCAACTCTACGAGTACGTTTACAACAAGTTTAAGAAACGAAGTGAGTATCAAAAGTTATCTTCACATACCACAGATGCAGAAGGTAAGATCAGGTTTTCTACAAAGCATGACTATAAATCAGTTTATGCAGAACTAACCAAGGGAGAGGACTATTATTTTGACGGAGCAGGAATTTATGTAAATGACTATCGTTATAATTACGATAACAACTACACCACTACACATTTCTTTTTAGATCGTAAAATTTACCGACCTGGACAAACCATATATTTTAAAGGGATTGTAGAGAGTAACTCAAATGGGAATCACAAAGTGATCGCCAATAAAAAGATTACGGTAACGCTTTATGATGTTAATTATCAAAAAGTGAAATCACTAGAAGTAACCACAAACGAATATGGTTCATACGCTGGTGAATTTACAGCTCCTGATGCTGGTCTGAACGGACAAATGCGTATCGCAGATAATTACAATAGCGTTTATTTTCAGGTGGAGGAGTACAAACGACCTAAGTTTCAGGTTGACTTTGACCCTGTGAAAGGCTCTTACAAGTTAAACACGGATGTTAAAGTGGTTGGAAATGCGGTGGCGTATGCGGGTAACCAAGTCGATGGTGCTGCAGTGAAATACCGTGTTGTGCGTAACGCGTACTTTCCTTATTGGTGTTGGTATAAATGGGGTTATCAGCCATACTCCGGTTCCTTTGAAGTTGCACAGGGAGAAGTTACTACCGATGAGAATGGGCAATTTGAGATTGTTTTCAATGCCAAAGAAGATAAGTCGGTAGATCGAAAATTTTCGCCTACTTACACTTATCAGATTGTTGCAGACGTAACGGATATTAACGGTGAAACCAGGTCAGGACAGACTTATGTTTCTGTTGGTGTCAATGCCATGAACCTTGCGCTTAATATTCCTGATGAGATGGACAAAGCTAAGATGTCGCATTTTAAGGTGTCTACTACTAATCTCAATGGAGAACCAATTGATGCGGATGTGAACATTACCATCACCAAATTAAAAGCTCCCGATCAGGTCTTTAGGACTCAGCTTTGGGATGTTCCTGATCAAAAGCTAATTCCGATTGGAGAATATCAAAAGAACTTCCCTCAAGATGTCTACGATCAGGAAAATTTACCTCAAAATTTCTTGAAGGAAAAAGGACTACTGAATTTTTCTGTAAATACGGCCGAAAACGATTCCGTAAACTATGGCAACAAGAATCACTGGGATCCAGGCTACTATCACGTACTTGCTAAGTCTATCGATGAGTTTGGTGAAGACGTGCGCTATGAAAAATACATAAGGATCTATGACTCTCGAGACAATAAAGTACACAATAATGATGTGCTCTGGGTGAAGCAAATTTCTGGGGCAGTTGAACCTGGTGAATATGCTGAGTTCCTGGTTTCTTCAAAAGATGAGATTAAATTGAACTACAAGGTAGTTAAAGACAACAAAAAGGTGGAGGAAAAGACCATCGCACTCAAAAATGAACAAAAGAAACTGTCCTTCAAGATTACTGAGGAAGACCGAGGCGGCTTTGAGGTCTATTTCTCTACTGTCAAAAATGAACGATCTTATTATCAAACGCAATTTGTTTCAGTTCCTTTCACGAATAAGGTGTTGAAGATGGAGTTCGAAACCTTCAGAAATAAGATGCTGCCCGGTAGCAAAGAAAAATGGAAAGTAAAGATCTCAGGCGCTAAAGGCGAAAAAGTTGCTGCAGAAATGGTAGCTGCCATGTATGATGCTTCGTTGGATGAATTCGCAAGTAATTACTTCTCCATGTACCTTGATTATAGCAAAGGGTACTACTACAATTACACTGGTGGTGGTTTTGCCGAATCGTTCAAAGGATTCAAATTAGCTTATGCTACGGTGCACAATTATCAATGGAATACCTATTCAAGTATGCCCTATCGAAACTATCCCTATATGGATATGTTTGGTTATTATCCTAGTTATTACTTGCGTAATGGTGGTTATACCTATGGATGGGGAGGCGGTTACCGAGGTGATGCTGATTACTACAGTAACGCAGAGGTGACCACTATGGCAGTTTCTGGTGCTACATCTGCGGATGAAGGAGGAATGGATGTGGTAATGGAGGAGAGTGAGTCTCGCAATGCTCCAATGGCGGATATGCCAGTGACTGAGAGCCAAAAAGAAGTGTCAGGCGAAGTGGCTCAGCAAACATCTCCTGGTGTCGGTGGTGGTTTATTTGATGGAAAACTGGAAGGCAATAAAGACAAGACAGTTGACCTATCGAATGTGAAGGCTAGAACAAACTTTAATGAAACGGCTTTCTTTAAGCCGCACCTGGAGACGAATAGTAAAGGAGAGATCATTTTTAGTTTTGAAATGCCTGAGAGTTTGACAGAATGGAAATTCTTGAGTATGGCACACACCAAGGATTTGTCTGTTGGCTACCTATCCGAAACAGCAATCACGCAAAAGGACCTCATGGTAGTTCCAAATGCACCTCGCTTCTTTAGAGAGGGAGATAAAATTGTGTTAAGCACGAAGATTTCGAATTTGACGGAAGAAGGTATGGCAGGACAAGTACAGCTATTCCTCACAGATGCTATATCTGGAAAAGAGATTGATGTGGCATGTAAAAATGTCAATGCACAACAATCGTTCAGGGCAGAGGCAAAACAAAGTACTTCAGTAGAATGGGAGTTAGAAATTCCTATGGATTTGCAGGCCTTGACGTATAAAATCGTTGCTAAGGCGGGTGATTTCTCTGATGGTGAGGAAATGACCTTGCCCGTACTTACTAACAGAATGATGGTAACTGAGAGTATACCTCTCTACATCAATAAAAAAGGAGAAAAGACCTTTAAACTTCAGAATTTAATAGATAGCGAAGATTCTGAGACGCTAACTCATCATAAATTGACTATTGAGTATACTTCTAATCCTGCCTGGTATGCTGTTCAAGCATTACCTTACATGATGGAATATCCATACGAATGTGCTGAACAAACTTTCTCCAGATATTATGCCAATGCAATTGCAGCGCATATTGTGGATGCACACCCCAAAATAGAGAAAGTGTTTGAGGAATGGAAAAATAGTTCTCCAGAAGCATTGTTGTCAAACCTAGAGAAGAATCAAGAGTTAAAATCTTTGATTCTTGAAGAAACGCCATGGGTGCTCAATGCAAAGTCTGAAAGTGAGAGCAAAAAGAGAATTGCATTGTTATTTGACATGCACAAGATGAAGAAGGAGTTGAACAAAGCGATGAAAAAACTAAGGGGGATGCAGCTTGGAAATGGTGCTTTTCCTTGGTTTCATGGTATGAATGAATCGCGATACATTACGCAGCATATTGTATGCGGTATGGGACATCTAAACAACCTAGGTGTGATCAACTCTAAAGTTCATTTCAGGGAATGGCAAATGATCAAAAAAGCGATGTACTATTTGGATATGGAAGTGTTGGATGATTACGAGTACATGTTAAAACACTATCCGAATTACAAAGATTCTAAGCATATCAGTTACACCCATTTGCATTGGTTGTATGCAAGAAGCTATTTTGATTTCCCTGTGCCAAGTAACGTAGAACCAGCTTATGAATTTTATCTGAATCAAGCTAAAAAGTACTGGCATACGGATAATCTCATGACTGAAGCAATGACAGCGCTGCTATTAGAACGTCTTGATGAGGAGGGTAAAGTACAGGACGATATCATGAAATCACTATCAGAACTTGCTATTCATGACGAAGAGATGGGGATGTATTACAAGCGAAACCTGATGGGGTACTATTGGTATCAAGCGCCCATTGAAACGCAAGCTCTATTGATCGAAGCGTTTGATGAGGTAGCAAAAGATGATGAGGCTGTTGAGGAGCTCAAGGTTTGGTTATTGAAGCAAAAACAAACCACGCATTGGAAGACAACCAGAGCAACTGCAGAGGCATGTTACGCACTACTATTAAGAGGGACAGATATTTTAGCAAACGATGAGATTGTTGAAGTGAAGTTGGGTGACATGAAAGTTGAGCCTTCCAAAACACAGGCTGGAACAGGTTATTTTAAGGAGTCATATCAGCCTGATGAGATCAAACCAGATATGGGTAATGTAACGGTGACAAAACAAACAGATGGTGTTTCTTGGGGCGGACTTTACTGGCAGTATTTTGAGAATTTAGATAAGATAAAAACACATGAATCGCCTTTAGCAATCAGTAAGCAATTGTTTATAGTTCAATTGAATGAGAATGGCGAATACATGACACCGATTAAAGATGGTTCTGAGTTAAAAGTCGGAGATAAGGTGCGTGTTAGAATAGAGATTCATACGGATAGAGATTTAGAATACGTTCACCTGAAAGATATGCGTGCAGCTGGGTTTGAACCCGTAAATGTAGTGAGTAGATATAAGTGGCAGGACGGACTAGGGTATTACGAATCTACGAAAGACGCTTCCACGAACTTCTTTATGGATTACTTGAGTAAAGGAACGTATGTGTTTGAATACGATCTGAAAGTCTTCCATAAAGGTGATTTCTCCAATGGTATTACAACCATGCAATGTATGTACGCTCCTGAATTTAGTTCGCATTCAGAGGGGGTGAGAGTTGTGGTGGAATAA
- a CDS encoding DUF4395 domain-containing protein translates to MRFGEMIPGKAYRVVDENVMRLNAFFIFMIAAASFVIGFGLRKFELLPFFVGVVWLNFIIGLFVNMNHAPTIFISRLILGKKIKTPIGAIQKKFAWGLGLVLSSVILILSLFLVTNPGLFNLVCMLCLICLGITFSEAALKVCVGCELYRYAQEFNLISKPKPEEKPNCMGDSCNV, encoded by the coding sequence ATGCGGTTTGGAGAAATGATACCTGGTAAGGCTTATAGGGTGGTAGATGAGAATGTGATGAGATTAAATGCTTTCTTCATTTTCATGATAGCTGCAGCGTCTTTTGTGATAGGATTTGGCTTGAGAAAATTTGAGTTATTGCCTTTTTTTGTTGGAGTGGTTTGGTTGAATTTTATTATTGGTCTTTTCGTCAATATGAACCATGCTCCAACAATATTCATCTCTAGGCTGATCTTGGGAAAAAAGATCAAAACACCAATTGGAGCCATCCAGAAGAAGTTCGCCTGGGGATTAGGTTTAGTCCTTTCGTCTGTAATTCTGATCCTTTCACTGTTTCTTGTAACAAACCCAGGATTGTTCAATTTAGTCTGTATGCTGTGCTTGATTTGTTTAGGGATTACTTTTTCTGAGGCTGCGCTCAAAGTTTGTGTTGGATGTGAGTTATATCGATATGCGCAAGAGTTTAACTTGATTTCGAAACCCAAGCCTGAGGAAAAACCGAATTGTATGGGAGATTCCTGTAATGTTTAA